Part of the Hirundo rustica isolate bHirRus1 chromosome 3, bHirRus1.pri.v3, whole genome shotgun sequence genome, CTCTGCAGGGAAGTGTCTGGCAGATGCcaccagaaaaaatattcagtgataagtttccctgttttctctgccctgctggatgAGTGGCTGGATGAGCAAATGTCATGGCCACCTGGAGGAGTCATGGGCTAAAATGATGCCCAAAggtgggaggcagcagcctTTCTCAGTGTTTTTATGAAAATCTTGACTAGGTGGTTTCTTAGGATAGGAATGCCAATGTACACCAGGAAGTCTGATAGTAGGAGGTATCCACTTTGTTGAGGATAATCTGCATTttccaggggggaaaaagagtctctgctggagaagaaaaggtcATTGGAAGAAGATAGAGCAGGGATGTGGAATACATGTGAGTTCCCTGCTGGTGAGTAAGGTTTGGGTGGTAACCAATCTGCCCACTGCTGACCCATCTAAGAAAAATGATTTGAAGTCCCACCTTTGTCTTCTCAGTTAAATGACTTTCATGGTTTGAGGCTGGTTTCCTTTGGAACCATTTGGAAGTTCAGGGGGGTTCTGGCTGCCTTGTCAAGATTGTCAAGGTTGTCTTCTGGAGCAAGAGGGAAAGGGTGGCTCAGACCACTGTGTGTGTACGGTAGCAATGAGGAGGTGTCCCAGAAGTGCTGCTGTGCAACAGCCCTGCTCAACATAACCAACATGTCCAGAAATTAGGGACCTGGGGCTCCACCCTCCAACAGGCAGTTTTGGATGAGTAAGTGCTGAGGAATGTAACCCTCAGGAaagttctctgctctgtggttaCTGACAGGCTGCTAGAGGGAGACTTGGAGTTGTCCAGTGTGTAAGAGATCAGCCACAGTCTCAATGACCAGAGTGCAGGAGCTGAGACCAAAACAAAGACCAAAACACAGACTGCTTGAGGCAAGTCAGTGGTGGGTGAAGACGCTGGAGCCATTGCCTTCTGCCATGGCAGAAAACAAGGAGGTGGTGCTACCAGCCAGGAAAAGTGACAACCTTCTTGACACCGGTGTGAATGCAATAGGGGCCTTGCTACTCCAGCTCCACAGTGTGCCCACAGATCCTGAGGAAGGCACCAGAATCAGTGCAGCTCTTGAATATTACTGACTGCTGATGGCCAGCAAGTGCAGCTGCTTGGAAAGATTCAGTTTTCCAGCTCTTGAAAGTCTTTCAGTGCTGCATCACCTATCTGGCACTCATGGGACTATATCTGCAGCACTGTGCCAAGTTTCATGAACAGCAAAGAAACATGTCCAATTACACCATTAAAGTGCTGTGTGTGATCATATATTACCTGCAGACTTTGTCCTGAGAGTTGTAAATGTTGAATAAGGACCTTGAATAGGCAAGAACtccagttttaaataaattcaagGCATTGGGGTGTTAACCCTATGAGGGCTTTGCTTTCCAAGAGCTCATTATCTCCAAAGAGGCTGACTGTCAGGTGAGCAGGCAGCTAATGATGGTGCTGAAAATGAATAGGCTGTATTGGCAAATGTGATATCCAGAGAGAATCATGGGAATGAAGATTTCCCAGTGAAACAGCCTGTTGGAGTGCCTTGGCCCTGCTGTTCAGTTTTTGCAGTTATAAATACTGGAGTAAATGGAGGGTGACCACCTCCAAACAGGTAGACAGCTATTGGGGGaaatttttcattcaaatttATGAAGTCTTGGTCTGAGTCCTTATTGTTCAGATTGGTTCTGGAGGGATGTGGAGCATtctcctcagcacagctgggtaAGGAAATGTCGAGGCCTACCTCCAAACCTGCTGGAGAAAGTGGAGGCCATTGAGACCACCATTTACCACTTCAGAGATGCTGACTGGTGGCCTCTCCTGCTCACCTACCCTGTCTCAGCTTATATTTAGAGTACTTAGATCTCTTTGTGCTGCTTGTGGAACTCAGACCAAAGCAGGGGCCCTCGAGCATGGCGCTTTATACAAATATCAACCCTACCTGACTGAGCAGTGGGTGAGGATTTCAGGATTTGGCATGGATGAACGTGGCTGGATGAGACCAAGCAAGCAAATCAGGAGTAAACCATCAGCAAATGCTGCATCCTCAGCTAGGGATGAGTCAGTTCTCACTGACTTTCATCAGACCACTTGCTGCAGTGGTGGGAGGCAGTCTGCCACTTGGAGTCACTACTTATCTGATCTGGTTATCTGtattaaaatggaagaaaaacaatccTGTGAGCAAGGAGAACCCTGCCCTGAGCATTACCAGCGGGTCAGTGAGCTGAGAGCCACGGCAAGAGCCATCCTGAGGGAGCAGAGGTGTGAGGGGGACACGGggcctgggggctgcaggctgTGTCTGCTCAGACAGGGCTTTGCCGTGCTGCACTGAGGGTACCACAGCAGCGGTGCTGGGACAGAGGCTGTGGCTGAGCTCCACGTGCAGCTGATGAGAAGAATGTCAGGGCCTGGGTGGAGCTGGGTGCTGAGACCCCAGCATGGGGGCCTGGGGGCACCCTGCAAACAGGGTGGTTACACAACACCCCACACCTGCCTCACCCAGACACCCCAGGCTGCTCTTCCACCTTTCTGAGTGTCTGAATTCCTGCAAACAGACAAGGTGAGAAACTAATACAAGCCTAGGGCTATTTTTTTTTGAGCACCCAGTACTCAGAACCAGTGGCCCGAAGCCATAAGGGCAGAACATCTTTTCACACACCCAAAGAGAGGGCAGGAGCTAGCTGACATCCCTGGTCACTACCCATCATCCCGGAGGCTGAGCACttcagagcagggcagcagcctaCTGCCTTTaacccagctctgccaaagAAGCTGCTGTGAAAATGCTGGTCCCAAAATGCAGTTGCATCATGGAGAAGGATGTGCATGAAGAGAGGAACAAATGCAGCTAGGTTAAACTGCTGTAATCGGAAAATTAAGCAAGGACACTAATTTCTAAATAACATTTTGTGgcatctcctgcagcacagaattGCAACATGCTTCCTCACAGACCctctctgtgctctccctgGCGCTTTTCTCTCGTTGCAGAGCCATTGTCCTCAGGACAAGGCTTTgatgccctgccatgggcttCTGAGAACAGGATCTGTACAGCAGAGATAGCACAGCTGTTGCATTGTGACAGCCTTTGGCCCAGGGCTTGTGGTGGCTTTGGGGTTCTTTATTGGGTGGGAGGGTAAATGAGTTTGGGTGGGATGGGAAGGATGCTGCTCTAACTGCCTGCCAACTCTCCCAGCCGCTGCAGAGGTGGCAGGAGATAATGGGGTGTTACATGGACACATGTGAGCCTTTTGAGAGATGCCCGGTACTCCTGCCTCTAGGACCAGCTTCCTGGGACAGAGGAGCGTGTTCGTGCTTGTCCAGGCTGCCTACTAGGATGGGGTTTTGTGGTGCTCACTCTCCTGGGATGGAGATGTATATTTAGGTCTGTGTATTGGGATGCATATTTAACTCAGAAGGTCACACAGAACATCTGGGTGGGTGTCTGCACCAGTCTGATGTCCTAAATAGGTCCAAGCCTAATGTATCTGTTTCTGATAACATCCCAGCtgaggagagctcagagccaaATTTGTGACTTTGACACTGACCTGCTAAAATGAATAATTGACTAGAATTTACAGTGTCAGAGGCGGTGCTGGAGGGAagtacttttgtttttcttccaaatccAAGGCATAGTCCCATTATATAGTTCTGCTGTTCTCCTGCTCTAcctgcctcttctccaggcaaGCACAGTGCAGTGCTGGCCCACATAACTCATCGTCCCTGAGAACATGCTCAGGTGACAGGGACCAGTCCAGGCCATTCTGCATCCCATGTGGCTGAAGAGCTTCCAAGACTCATGGAGCTCCTGGTTTCATAAAAACTGCTTCAGGGAGAGCTTTTTAGCTGAAAGAAGCAGATCCCTTGTGGAATTGGATGAGGAAAACGACGTTGCAATTTAatcaacaaaaattaaaagctgactTTAAAATTATGAATATTCACCTCTGCTTCATACCGGTATACTCCTTTTCTTGtgctatttatttaaaacacgTGAAGCCGGGTGGCACACGGAGTCAGTTTCTCCAGGAAGCCAGTTTCTGCCAATTTCAATGCAGGAATGTGGAATCTCTATCCAAATTCAGGGATCGGTGTtggaagtgaaaataaatggatAGGTAGGAACgaccagaaaagaaaaggcgAAAGCAAGTCAAAGTGGCATTCCCAGATCCGTACCCCAAAGGAGCTTTGGACTTTTCCATCGCAGCCGAATCTCTCCCAAGCAGGGGTGAGGCGCAGATCCCGCACTTGGAGCTCTCTTTTCGGGAGCGGGGCGGGTCCTGCCGCGCTCTCCCGCCTTGTCCGCGCGCCGCTGGCGCCAAAGCGAAGGGCGGGGCTCttcctcccgccgccgccgccacaaTGGGAGGCGGGGCCCCGCCCGCGGCAGCAGCCAATGGGAGCGTGGGGGCGGGCGGCGGTGGGCGTGGCGAGGGCTGTGAGTGGCCAGCCCGCTGTTCTGGCGCCAACTTCGAAGGGGATATAAAGGGCCGGCGCGGGCTCCTTCACTTCCTGCCGCTCgtcccgccgccgctgctgTCTCAACCATGCTGTCCGCCCGCGCCCCGCTCGCCGCCCGCCACGACCAGCTCCGGGTGTCGCCCAAGAGGAGCCAGTCTCCTATGAAGAGTCTGTCGCCCATGAAGGGCCTGGTGCTGAGCGACAAGGAGAACACGGTGAGCGCCCGTCCACCttccccgcccctccccgcccgGCAGCGCCGCATCGCTCTCACCCTACCCCTCtctccccgcagccccccgcgcTCAGCAGCGCCCGTGTCCTGGCCAGCAAGACGGCCCGCAAGATCTTCCAGGAGGGCGACAGCAATCCGGTGAGTGTAGAACGCCCGCGCAGCGCCCGCCCTTGTCCTGTTTCCCGGAGGCTCCTGCAAACTCCGCTCCGCTCCTCTCCCTCCATCGGTCTCTCCTTTCTATCCCCGACCGGGCCCGCTGGTCCCCGCGGGCACTGCACCACCCCaccgccccagccccgctccctcGGGGCGTCTCTCCACCCTCCCAGGCCCTTCTCCCTCAGGGGGGGTCTCTCCGCCCTGCCCAGTCCCTCTCCCTCAGAGGGGTCTTTCTGtcctttcccccttctctcccccGGGGGTCTCCCCCGAGCTGCCGCCCCTCAGTCTCCCTCCAAAGCCCGGCAGCGCCCCGAGCCCAGCCCGAGCCGCTCTCCCGCCATTCCAGGTGCCGCGGGGCGTGCCGGAGGAGGAGCCGCTGCTGCGGGAGAACCCCCGCCGCTTCGTCATCTTCCCCATCCAGTACCACGACATCTGGCAGATGTACAAGAAGGCCGAGGCCTCCTTCTGGACGGCGGAGGAGGTGAGGGGTGGGCGACCGCGGCCCCTCCTGCCGCCGCTCCTGCCCGCAGCCCTGTGGcggggcccggcgcggccccggcgctcAGGGACGGGCCTCCCACCGGAGAACCCGTTCATTTATCCTGCAATGTTTTAGGTGGACCTTTCCAAAGACCTCCAGCACTGGGAGTCCCTGAAGCCTGAGGAGAAATACTTCATTTCTCATGTCCTCGCCTTCTTTGCTGCCAGTGATGGCATTGTCAACGAAAACTTGGTGAGCTTGTGAAAAGTCCCGACAGAAAAATCACTTTGGGTAGATAACCAGGTAACTCACACGTTGAGCACACTTGCTGTGGCTGATCCAGCTGGTTTGCTGGATCGTGGAGTGTTACAACGTTAAAATGCACAGGGCAGTCCTGTGTTAATTAAGAAATTGTGGTCAGTTTTGTAATCTCCAGGTTTGTTCACTACCCGCTGGGTGCTGAGTGCTGCCCTACAGTAACACTCTGCTGTTTCACAGCCCATTCTCTGCTTCTACCCTCTGTTCTCTTCTTCCTAATGGGGGATAGGTAAAACTAACACACTTTCCCGTGGGGCAAAATAATCCCTTCCGAGTTGAAATTCTGAGGGGTTGCTGCTTTGCATATCGCTGTTAGTAATCTGCATCTCTGGAATTAATCCGAAGATGATCTTATGGGCTGATCAATAACTGGTCCATAAAGCATTAACGCCTCTAACCTGCAAATTGCCAACACTTTTGCAAATGCTTATTTATTTCCTCTAGGTGGAGCGGTTCAGTCAAGAAGTACAAATCACAGAAGCTCGTTGTTTCTATGGCTTCCAGATTGCCATGGAAAATATACATTCAGAAATGTACAGTCTTCTTATTGACACATACATTAAGGATTCTAAAGAGAGGTTCGTATTGCTTGATGATGAAAAGTTCAAAACTCAGTAAATATTTAGAATTTATCTAATGCATGTCAGTTGTTCTCCAACTCTGAGGCTAATTTCAGGATGTAAATTCAACATATAAAAAGCTACTGCTGTTTAAGAGCAGTTTTACTTCACAATATCTTTTTCCTCTGGGGTGTAAGACCCTGCTTACATGAAGAGTGAACCTGAAATCACTAAGTACTGAAATAATAGAATTACCCAATGTGAAATATTTGTCAAATAAGGAGAGTTTTAAGTGAGTTTTACTGCTACTTAAAAAGCTTACTGTGTCATTTCTACTCTGGGAGGCTAAATTCTAGCAAGAGTGGCTTACATGAGAGGTCTGATGCCTTCATACTGTAAAGTGGATCCTGGTTAATCTCTAATTTTGACAGCCTTGTTTAAGTACATTTGGTGAAACGGTTCTCCCCGTGATACTGTAATGGCAGTTCACGTGAACTGCTGTTGGTGTGATGGGTATGTGAAGGAAAAAGTTGATTGGAACAAACAGAGCTAGATTGGTCCCAGGTAAGAGGCGGAAGGATAATTACCAGGTTGAAGGTGCAGAGCATGTTTAAGTGATCAAGACTGTTTATGGCAGTGAATACTTATTCTACTGGCTGTGCTGATGTCTTATCTTAATGAGTTTTATCTTTCTCAGGGAATTTCTTTTCAATGCTATTGAAACGTTACCATGTGTTAAAAAGAAGGCAGACTGGGCCATGTGCTGGATTGGGGACAAGAAAGCAACATATGGTGAGTACATCTATTGGAAACAAAGTGAAATTCCCCTCCTAAAGATAGAGGAACCACCATTTCTCCAGACTTCACGGTTAACAGGGATTATTGCTGTCACGAGAGAGTACGTGCTCTCTAGTATAAGACACTGGTATAAATCtgaatgtggagaaaataattttcatcttcAAATGAGCTACTGACAGGAAACCTTTGTGAAATTGCTGACATCATAAATAATAAGGTCATGTGGCAATCATCATATGCCTGATTATGATCAAGCTAAATTGCTGTCACATGTCAGGACATGTCATGGGCATCTATAGGCAGTAGACATGTCTGGCTGGAGACTAGCTCCTCTGCCTTGGTGATTCCTCATGTCTTGCTTCAAAGGTGAGATGGTACAGATGATGATTTCACTATtattgaaacatttttcatgGCCAAAGATGAGCAGACACTGACTTCAATCTGCTGCCAAAGTGACTGCTCTTTTTAGTGAGCCATCTGAAAAAGGGTAATATTGAGGGTTGACCCAAGGGGAAGGAGCCTTGTCTTCAGCTACTTAGTAGCTACTCTGATTAGTTCCTACTTCCTCtcactttcattttgtttaatgATCAGAGATCTTTTTTTAAGCACAGGCCATAGTTACACTTAGGCAGAAACAACTTCATTTGCTTGGTAGGATGCAGTTTGCAACTGTTGTGTATCCTCTTAAGTTTTCTGTGTGGTGTTACTATCAACCTTCTCTTAACAGGAGAACGCGTAGTAGCCTTTGCAGCCGTTGAAGGAATCTTCTTTTCTGGCTCTTTTGCATCAATTTTTTGGCTGAAGAAAAGAGGATTAATGCCTGGACTCACTTTTTCTAATGAACTCATCAGTAGAGATGAGGTATGAGTCAAATTCTAGCAGTTAAGATGGTAATGTGCCACAGTAGCTCAAAGTAATGATACTCAGTTGGAGcctatattttaaaacaggagTATATTTAGAAACAGGCAGACTATAAAGCTCACTAAAGTGTGTAAACATGTGTCACTGTGGATCTTGCAGAAGTATATGAATTTACTTAGCATTTTACTTCCTCTATAGTTTGAGGGTTCTCACCAATGCTCgcagctgctgtgccccacATTGACAGAACTTGCTTGTGACGCCTTCTGGTTAGGCAGACAGTTGTGTGTAGGAAAGAGTAACATGGCAAAGGTGACGCCACTTACTCTGTGCTCTTTTAAATCtgttcctgaaataattttctgaaactttttccAGGGTTTGCACTGTGATTTTGCCTGCCTCATGTTCAAGCACTTGATACACAAACCATCAGAGGAGAGAGTAAAGGAAATCATCATGAATGCTGTTCTCATAGAACAGGTAAACTGTCTGCTTCTTGTTTAGGAACTTCGTTGCAATCAACAGAGCTGTTTGGCATAAAATTAACCTAGATGATAGAGAGTGAATTCCAGTGTCTGTACATAAAATACTTGTTATCTGCAGGAATTCTTGACAGAGGCACTGCCTGTAAAACTGATTGGCATGAACTGCACTTTAATGAAACAGTACATCGAGTTTGTGGCAGATCGGCTTATGCTGGAACTGGGATTTAACAAGGTAAGGTTCTAATACACCAAATATTTATTGGGGAAAAACTAATGTTAATTTCTTTAAGATATCCAAATCCTAAATTGGCTGCAGCAACATTGTTTTAACTTGTAAAATGATTTAGCAGTTCTGCTGCTATGTTCTGTTTGGAGATGCAcagaagaaagagcaaaatgATGCTATGGAAAAAGCTGTATTAGTAGGTGTCCTGTTTACTGCAGCTAAAAGAAGACAGGAACAAATAGAGTAGAGAAGGCATGGGGcagagatttttgtttggttcaTAGCAAGCCTGCTGATGCTGCCATTAGGCTCCTTCTGACTGCTCTCTAATGCTCTTGCATACTCAGAATGTGAGCACCCGCAGTGACTATAGAATTGCCTGTGTATTTCAGATATACAAAGCAGAGAATCCTTTTGACTTCATGGAAAACATCTCCCTGGAAGGCAAGACAAATTTCTTTGAGAAGCGAGTAGGTGAATATCAGAGGATGGGAGTCATGTCGAAGCCCACAGACAACTCTTTCACCCTGGATGCAGAATTTTAGGCGACCTGGGACCACGTGCATTAGTGGGCATCCTGCCCTGTTTACAGGGAAACACTCAGTGTGCTGAGTCACAGTGTGACTTGATTCCTGTACTGAAATCCCACTCTTGTAAAGTGTG contains:
- the RRM2 gene encoding ribonucleoside-diphosphate reductase subunit M2 isoform X2 — translated: MLSARAPLAARHDQLRVSPKRSQSPMKSLSPMKGLVLSDKENTPPALSSARVLASKTARKIFQEGDSNPVPRGVPEEEPLLRENPRRFVIFPIQYHDIWQMYKKAEASFWTAEEVDLSKDLQHWESLKPEEKYFISHVLAFFAASDGIVNENLVERFSQEVQITEARCFYGFQIAMENIHSEMYSLLIDTYIKDSKEREFLFNAIETLPCVKKKADWAMCWIGDKKATYGERVVAFAAVEGIFFSGSFASIFWLKKRGLMPGLTFSNELISRDEGLHCDFACLMFKHLIHKPSEERVKEIIMNAVLIEQEFLTEALPVKLIGMNCTLMKQYIEFVADRLMLELGFNKIYKAENPFDFMENISLEGKTNFFEKRVASFCSLVSCSAARDGSEYTF
- the RRM2 gene encoding ribonucleoside-diphosphate reductase subunit M2 isoform X1 produces the protein MLSARAPLAARHDQLRVSPKRSQSPMKSLSPMKGLVLSDKENTPPALSSARVLASKTARKIFQEGDSNPVPRGVPEEEPLLRENPRRFVIFPIQYHDIWQMYKKAEASFWTAEEVDLSKDLQHWESLKPEEKYFISHVLAFFAASDGIVNENLVERFSQEVQITEARCFYGFQIAMENIHSEMYSLLIDTYIKDSKEREFLFNAIETLPCVKKKADWAMCWIGDKKATYGERVVAFAAVEGIFFSGSFASIFWLKKRGLMPGLTFSNELISRDEGLHCDFACLMFKHLIHKPSEERVKEIIMNAVLIEQEFLTEALPVKLIGMNCTLMKQYIEFVADRLMLELGFNKIYKAENPFDFMENISLEGKTNFFEKRVGEYQRMGVMSKPTDNSFTLDAEF